A stretch of DNA from Virgibacillus proomii:
TTCGTTTTTGCATAAAATTTTAAACTCAACTTTTGTAAGTGATCAAATAGGCGAGCACGGATATCAAATAAAATCTTGTTCCCAACCCATTGTGCCAAGTATTGTCGAATATATTCAATCGGTGGTCGTAAAATAAGAAAGATTACGAAAGATATCCCCATCAACCAAACTAATTGAGTGATTTTTTCCGTCTGACCAAGTGCTTCATTTCCAATAATATTATCGATCACATATTTTAAAATAAGTGGCATTAATAGAGGAATACCAAATTTTATAATCCCAACAATTACTGTCCAGAAAATTTTCCATTTGTACGGTTTTACAAAATACATATACTGTCTAATTGAGTTCATTTAAAACGTCCTTTATTAGAAAAACTTAGCTTGTCGCCAAGTCTTTATGGCGGCGAAAGCTATCGTTTTTCTTATATGATAAAGTGAAACTTCATTCAGTAGGAATTTGCTTCCCTCTCCTACTGAATGTTAGTACCACAAGGGTATGACCTAAAGGCCCTTGAACCAATCGGGCATTTAGGTGTCGTTTTCTCCAACTTTGACCCTTTGTATCAACTAAAGGCTCTTGAAGCAGGAGTCTTACGGCACCTTACATGCGGGATAATGCCTAAAGTTTTATACTATCCTATAGTATAAAAAATTGTAAGCAGCTCTAACAAGCAAAGAAAAGCCTTGCTACAAAAAAGTAACAAGGTTTGTTACGTGTTTTTAGATATTTACTTTCAACATTTTTACTATGGATTCCACGTATTTCCCCTTTATGTATATGAAGTAAGGAGTCATGGTAAACTTAGTGATTGGTTCAACCTCAGAAGTTGTGTAGAAGCTTGCTTAGCGTTTGTTTTCAAATCGCCTGATGGACACGGTATGACAGTTCACTTCATATCGATATAACGTTAACGATATGTTAGATAGCGTTCATACCATTCATCTATAACCCCTGGTGAAAATGGTCCTTGCTTTTGTCTTATCCATCGCAATAAAATTTGAAGTTGTTGTTTTAGAATACGATCAAGCTCCTTAGGATAGTTCATTTGTTTTCGATGCTCTTCATATTCATCTTCATCTAGTAAGACAAATGTCATGTCAGGATATACTTTTACATCCAAATCATAATCAATATATTTAATTGCATTGTTTTCATAAATAAAAGGGGAGCTAATGTTACAGTAATAATATATTCCATCCGTTCGGAGCATACCGATTACATTAAACCAGTGATCAGCATGGAAATAACAAATAGCTGGTTCTCTTGTTGTCCACATTCTTCCATCGCTTTCACTAACCTCCGTTTTATCATTTGCTCCTATGATAATTTTCTCTGTACCTTTTAAAACCAGACTATCCTCCCAAATGCGGTGAAGTTGTCCATTATGTTTATAACTGTGTATTTGTATAGTGATTCCTTCTCTCGGAGCAACCATTTAATCTCCCTTTCCTTTGGTTATACCTCCGGATCTTATCCTGCATTCATTATAAAGGTAATGATTTGAATTATAAAGTATTATGAATGGAGAAAGTAATAACTCCATCATCAATGAAATCCATTAAAATTCATTTATTATCAAACGTCTTAATAATAATCCTTTTTTAATCTATGGTAAATTATTAAATTTCTGTTTTTATAGCAGCTTGACCAAAGAAAAAGAGCTCCCAGGATTTATAGGGAGCTCTCTCGCATTTGAGGGTATGCAGTTACCTCTTATTTTGTTCAGATTGTTGATTTTGTCGTTTTACTTCCTGAGCATTTGTTTGTTCAGCACCATACTCTGTACCGTACTGACCTTGCCCTTGAGCGGCTTGTTGGTTCTGCTGCCTAACCTTTTGAATGTTTGTACCTGAAGTAGTTTGGTTTGGTTTTTTAGCCATCAATATCACCTCCGCAATATTTAATTTGTCCATATGAATTAGATGTTATGCTAGTTTTAATTAGTAAAATAAACATATATTGGATAATATTTCCTATAATGAATAGTTACGAAGATATTACACACACTAATGAAGCGCAATACTTTTTGGAGGTTGTCCAATGGAAACACCAAAACGGGATTTCACGGAACTATCGATGATGAGTAAATCAAAGTGGAATGAAGACGAATTAGCTTATTTTCAACATGCATTGTCACAGCTGTTACCATATGTAAATCCAGAAGGGTTAACCATTTTGCATGAAATTAATCGAGAAATGTACAGAAGAAAATAGAGCCAAGCCAAAACCATCTATAGCTTTTTCCAAAAAGCACTACGATTAGAAAACTTGGCTTCTCGCCAAGACTTTAGCAAAAGCTGTAGTTTTTCTTATACGATAAGCCCTCAAATCATATACTTTCCTATAGTATAAACTTACAAACGCTCCCGTAACAATTAATTATTACGGGAGCGTATTTAAACTCGACGAAACTAATTTTGAATTATTTTTTATTCCATATCTAAGATGCCGTAAAACTACACTGCAAGAGTTATTGTAAATACGAACACCAAAACAAAGAAGATGCAGGAATACACCGTATGCAAGTATGTCTTTTTTCAAAGATCTCGGGGATGTTAGCCTTTGTTTTCAGTTCAAGGAAGTGCTTCTTGTATGACGTTTCACTTTATCATTTTGTAGTTCTACTTTAATATTTTCCTTTCCAGCCTCTTCTTCAATATAACCCAT
This window harbors:
- the ntdP gene encoding nucleoside tri-diphosphate phosphatase, which produces MVAPREGITIQIHSYKHNGQLHRIWEDSLVLKGTEKIIIGANDKTEVSESDGRMWTTREPAICYFHADHWFNVIGMLRTDGIYYYCNISSPFIYENNAIKYIDYDLDVKVYPDMTFVLLDEDEYEEHRKQMNYPKELDRILKQQLQILLRWIRQKQGPFSPGVIDEWYERYLTYR
- a CDS encoding gamma-type small acid-soluble spore protein, which encodes MAKKPNQTTSGTNIQKVRQQNQQAAQGQGQYGTEYGAEQTNAQEVKRQNQQSEQNKR